The nucleotide window AGGGAAGCCATAAAGGTGGGATCCCGAGCTGCCTTGCACAAAACCCAGGCTTTAGATCACAACCTTGTGCAGCACACAGAGGCGGGAACCTATACCCAAGGGCGCTGGGCGGGCGGACAGAATGCAGGACAGGAAAACCCGGGCCACGCAACAGTGTaccaaggaagaagaaagtatACGCTGGAAGAAGAAAAGCCTGAGGCTATGCCCTTTGCCAGTTCTGCTGGGGCATTTGCTTCCAGGGGAAGGAGATGAAGCCTGAGGCCACCACTTACCATGTGTGCTTAGAAGTTAGacttgaggggcccctgggtggctcaatgagttgggcatccaactcttgatttctgctctcatcatgatctcatgatcatgagatcaagccccatgttgggctccatgctgagcacggagcctgcttgggattctctctctccttctccccctgcctctctctcccactctctctaaaataaaaaaaaaaaattaaaaagaaattaaaaagaaaaaagatgccaGACTTGAGGTATGTCTACAGGGAACCAGACCCACCCAGGATCTAATGCCCTTGTTCTCTCCCCTTCAGTCCCCATGTTCAGGTGGGagatgaaggaaagaaacaaactgatgattacatCCAGATTTCTATGCTGCAAGaacagagacctgggttcaaatcccgtgCCCTTGGTCTCCACTGGCCTGAGTCTCCTCCCTGTAATATGGGCAACCTGTCCACCCGTACACCTTGCCACGTAAACAGTAGCTCTTTTATCATACCCTTATCGACATTATTCTATTTATCAGTGAAAATCATTCTCTCGCCTCCTCCTTTGGAAGGCCCTTTTTGCCGGAAAGGGAAAATTGGACCCTCTATTTACTTCTAAATGTGTCCTCGgttttttatcaattaaaaaaaaaatcctagatgTTCTTTGTATCTCTGctccccacacaccccaccccaccccccatataATTTATGACAATCCCTTTTGGCTTTTGCTGATACATCTGCTGCTGTGGTACTAATAGTCTGAAACCTTTTTTACCTAGTTTTTTTAATCACTCACTTAGAAACTGTAAAGTAAAACCTCTTTCTTCAAGCCCCCCTCAACCCCAGCTCCGTAAAAGCACTCAGAGTCCAACAAATTACCTGCCTTCATGGGGGAAATCTGTTAATGCTGGATTTGCAGTAAGAATTCACTACATGAACAGTAACTCACCACCTCAAAGGCTCCCTAGATAAAGCCGGGAAGTTTATAGCCGTTTCGGGCAATTTGGAAAGAACCTCAGTgatggtaaataatttttatgttcttgCAGGAGGACAATCTAAGACCAGCAGGAACTGTGCAGAATTTCATTTTCTATCTTGGGTAGGGAGCTGCCGCTCCATCAGAAGAAAAGGTTGCTGGTCTAGCTTTTCCTCTGCCATGTATCTCCAGCCTCAGAGATGTATTTCCCCTTTATATGCAGCTGATATGTGGCAAGAAAGCATCCCAGGCCTCAGAGGTTAGCTGTTTCCTCCCCTTGCAGATGATGTTCAGAGCAAGGCACCGGACAGTGctcaagatttatttttgttcaatgtttatttagtttagagagagggagggatggagcggggggggggggggggtttggggacaggcagagagagagagggagacagaggatccaaagcgggttctcTGTTAACAGCAgcgagctcgatgcggggctcaaactcatgaaccctgagatcatgacctgagtcaaagttggatgctcatccgactaggccacccaggcgcccctcaagatttATTTCCACACTCAGTGGTCCTGAATCGTGGTTTTGTGGAGTGAGCAGCACCAGAGGAGCTGGCCTATCTCTGAGGACAGCAGATGAGCTCGGGGCCAGACAGAAGACCCCCACGGCGGCACAGGGCATTTGACGCGAATAGAAACCCAGACTCTAACGGCTGAAAAGGcttttcagggggcacctggctgataGTTCTGAGACCTAGCTGCACCCTGGAATtatctggggagcttttaaacaATTTGGTTCCGGGGACCACCCTCAAGGACTCTGATTTGGTGGGTCTGGGTGGAGGCCTGGGGACCTGCCTGCATTTCCCCAGCACTGCTGCATTTGGAGACCCCTGACCCACCAGCCCCCTTAATCTATAAAGCAGAACTGGGCCCGGGGTGAAGTGACTCAGGTGCCAGTCACCtgggttgtttatttgaattCTATAAGTTcgcctttattttttatttattttttaaagttttgtctatttaagtaatctccacacccaacgtcaggcttgaactcatgaccctgagatcaagagtcgcaggcttctctgactgagccagccaggcaccccagttcccCTTTAGTTATACCCTGCCTGACTCTAAGATCTGAGGGTGGCCCCATGCTCTGTCAAGCATCCTTCTCTCCGGCAGCAACAtgagggtggggaggctggggggagaCGGCAGGGGACAGTGCTCACAGGCCGATCATTTACAGAACGTACCAGGCCCCGTATCTCTACCATCTCACCTCTGTCCTGTGAAGCAGGCGTTATTATCCCCACTTCGCACATGAGAAAACCTAGTCTCAGGGAGGCTGAGTCATTGGGCCTCACACACAGCGGGTTAAAAGACAGAGCTGGGGTTCGAATCCAGGtggtctttctctggcttacGCTGAAACATAGTGTGGGCCGCCTCCGTGTTGGTCCAGTTTAGAGTTCTGTTACAGCCAATAGTACAGCCTTTTCCCCAAATCACCTAGCTGCCCCCCAATCTTCACCCTACAGCTTATATCCACTGCTTCTTCTAGTTTCTGGCTAACTCTCAATCGCTTTCAGCCCAGTGACCTCTGGTTCCCTCTGGCTCTTTCAGGGTTGTCCAGTGTTCCATGTTTGTGCCCTTTGTATAGAAGAGTAATCGGTCCTTGGGGACAGGGGTCGCAGGGCCTAGCACATGCCAGGACCTAGCAGTCGCCGAGAGAGGAGCAGGTGGTTGGTGTATGGGTGGGCCCAGGCTCTCTGAGTGACATCTTTCCATGAAGGTGTCTGCCCCACCCACAAATCGATGGCTTCTCCTGTAGCAGCAATGGTCTGGGAGAGTGAGGAACAGGAGGAAGCTGGTGCGGAGCCCAACAAGTGGTAAGATGAGGCCAGAGAGATAAGCTGAGGCCGGTCAACCAGAGCCTTGAAGGGTGTGGATTTTTCCCAAGAAACAAGAAGCCACTGAAGGTTTCACGCAGGGAGCACCACACTCCTGTAGTGTTTTGTGTCCCCATGTTGTGCTATCTGTCTCCTGTACTGCTAGACTGACCGCCCCTGCAAGGCGAGAGCCCCACACTGTTCACAGGGTAactccagggcctggccctgaaTGACGTACAGAAGCATGTGTTTGCTACTCTGCACCAgtcaatgaaagaatgaaaggcaATCCACAGTGAAATTAGGATTGAAATTCCACAAATGTCCATTCCTGTCCCAGTAAACACATCTTTCATCCACAGCGCAATATCTCCGAATTTACAACAAAACCAGGTGAGAGCAGGACTGAGGATCccctttgtaaaacaaaaatattttctgctgaGTACATTAATAGCGCAAACGAGACTGGAGAAGAAAGGCTAAATCACACGTGCAAactgcttaaaatatttaagtggcACTAATTTAAATGCAAACAATTGATACATGAATTACCCACCATTTGTTCAACAATATTCCATAATTCAGGAAGTTTCCCATCcctagccacacacacacacacacacacacacacacacacacacacacacacacacacacacgaagttagtttgaattaataataattatccCAGTGCTCAGCTTATCGATTCATAACATTTGGAGGTTACTGTGATCAACCCCAAAGAGACCACTGACCCCACATGGGCACATTCACACGTCAAAACCAGCCCTGGTCTTTAGTTGGCTTTTAATTCTATGCAGTCTATACCCAAGTAAGCTTCTAATTTCAGCCTCTTTACCTCGTTAACATTAGTTCATTCTTTACCTTTACTGGACCAGCCACGATCAGAAGAAGTGGATTCACACCCCTAACTTGTGACAGCAATGATTCCATTTCTGCAAAGACAAcacagacaaaaggaaaaaaaaaatcagcctccaAATACACTCGGCTTTATGTGTGAGAATATACATTCCTTCCACTTGGCTATTTGACTTCCAGGAATTATCCTAAAGAAATCATCTGAATGAGAAAGCAGCCGTTTGTAGTAGGAAAGCTCACAGAGCTCCTGATCTcggaaaagaacagaaataatccCAATCCACAATAAGGAACAGCAAAGGGACGGGCGAGTGAGCTACGCTGTGATGTAACATTGCAGAGCCATTAAAAAGACGCTCACAACGTGTTTATGGTGGTCTGAGAAATGTTTCTACTGATGGTATTTCATCACACTTAAGACACTGCTGATTATAAGAAACGACACTATTTCATgtatcaggaaggaagaaaaaaatacccagGATGGGTTACCTAACAAGAGGCATCTAAGTAAAGCTAGGACCCCGAAAGGCTATTCCCTAAATGTAAGGGTGATGAAAAACAGCACTGTTGGGCAGAAGGTATGTCCCAGCCTCGCCCTGGGTGCAGGGAGGGAATAAAATCACCGTTGAGGACACAAAGAAGCCTGTACTCACACAGGTCAGAGTCGGAATTTGCACTACAGACATGGTTTGAAAACGCTTCAAGCAAACGCTGAAactaaatttacttttaatgtaaagTCTTCTCAAGCTGGCAGTGTCCCCACTGTCAGAAGCAATAACAACCCACTTTGGAAGAGGGGAATTGCAACAGGCTGACAGAGCCGGTAAAACATCGGTTGTGCGGGGCAAGATCCGGAGATGCTAGCACGTGAAAATAAGCCCGTCTTAGGATTCGTGTTAAGCAAAAAGCAGAATGAAATGCACCTGGGCATCGATTGGTCTTTGGAGAGATGGCCAACTGGAAGGAAATAGACTAAAATGTTAACAGGGATTTTTCTGTAGCTTGTAACACTGgagctttttctttaaaggacTCACATTTCCCAGATTTTCCTAAAGTAACCATGTGTTTAGTGACCACAGAGGcaacagagaagaaataagtCAGGGTGAtataagcagggaggggcaactTTAGGTAGGGTGATCAGGGAGGACACCGTGGAGGAGATGATACCTGCACTGAGATGGGCCAGCGCGGGGGAAGCTGTAGAAACTGCTCACTGCTGCATCCCACTGGGTCACAGGGCAGGCACCTGAAACATTTCGTGAAATGAATACAGGAATTAAGGAATAGCTGCTAAGTCTCGAGGGGTCCCCACCAGAGTGTGGCTCTTCAGTGGGGCCGTTCTCATCAGACCGGGCTGATGAACAGGGCTGGGATACAGGGCTTAGCAGAGAATTATGGTCATGGtgttgggcctcagtttcccccaccaGGGAAATGACGTTAGTGCCCCTGCTGCCACAGCCCCTCGAAGTTAGCTTCAGATGACACAGTGCTTTGAAATATCGAGTGCAGTGCAAGCATGAAGGGCTGGCATGCGCCGGGAGGTCCTCGTGAGAGCCCAGAGACAGCTCCTTACAAGCCCGACACCCGGTGGCCTTAGATAAGCTGCTTTGTCTCACAGGGCTGGCCTCGCTCTGCACTCAGCAAGGGGAAAAGATGCCACATCGGCCCCGACCTTCCCGCCTGCCTGTGCTTTTCCCAGATACATTTACTAAGTGCAGGCCTGTGCTGGCCGCTGCAGATCCCGAGATGAAAGACGAGGCCCTGCCCTTGGGAGAGTCACGGTGCACCTGGGGCAGCCAGCTGAGCAGAGGGTCACGATCCCCTGGTGTGTGACTGACCGCACAGCGGGGAAAACAGGCCAAAGCAGGGTCACTCCACCTGCTGCCAAGGCAGAAACAATGGccagcagtggggtggggggggggggtgggattgAGCCTGTTCTGGGTTTTTGTACAGTGTTTCATTTTCTCCGCAGGACTTTGCCAGGTTATCACCATTGCAAAGATGGGGGCCAGAGGCTCCATTCGTGGTCAAGGTCGCAGAGCTTGGAGGCAGCAGCAGAACTCCTGCCTTGGCCTGAGGGATTCTGGAGTCTGTGTCCCTGGCACATAGCACCCTgaggaggtggggcggggggagggggcggagggaagggaggctggcagtgggaaaggcagagggaggggggcagaggtgaAAGCCTGTTGCATTTATAGGGACTGAGGGCCAAGGGGGGATGGTGGGCACTGAGGTGGACACAAACTGGCCAGATGTGCCAGGGCTTTCCTGTGAAAAAGCTGATGTGAGCAAATCCACAAATAGGTCTGAAAGTGAAATGTCCCCAGGCTGTCATTCCCCTGCCCTAAGCTACCCACTCAGAGGACATTCAGCAAAGGGCCAGGGGACCACGGCCCAATCCTGACTCCCGCGTGGGTGCCAGCTGCTCAGGGGAACTGGCCCAGTCTGACAGGGAGCACACCCAGGTGTCTCCAAGGGCAACCTGGGAACCCAGCACTGTCATCCTGGTCTGTGAGAGGAGGGCACTTGGCTAAGCGCTCCCTGTGGAAACCCCGGCTCTCCCAGAGCAGTGGCCCTCGTGGAGCTCCGAGGAGGAAGAGCCACACTGGGCCTGATTGCTGGGACTGAGCAGAACTAAAGATGCCCccggctggctctgtcagtagaacatgtgactcttgatctcagggtcatgagttcaagccctacattgggcatggagcctattttttttaaaaattacaaaaaaaataaagatgcccCAGGATTCCCATGGGTTCTCTGCTCATTCAAATGCTAATCGAGGTGCTGTTgtgaagggactttgcagatggaaTGAAGTTTACCAATAGGTTGACCTTAAAatagagagattatcctggattatctggctgggtccaatgtaatcacatgagcccttaaaaacagaaaagggcgGCAGAAGAGAAATGCAGCAGAAGTGTCAGTCGGGGACTGGAAAGCTCGAGAACTCCATCCGCCATCGGTGGCTctgagggcggggaggaggggagggcacaaGCCAGGAAGTGAAGGTGGCTGAGAATGACCCCGGCTGGCAGCTAGCAAGGACACGGGATGCCCAGTCCCACAACTCCAAGGGAACAAATTCTGCCAACAAGCTTAACGAACTTGGAAACAGGTTGACTGCCAGAGCCTCCGGAAGGGAAGCAGCCCTGCCGACACCCGTGAGACCCCAACAAgagaccggctgagccacccgagcCGCCCTGTGCCCAGACCCCTTACAGAAACCGTGAGGCAGTAAGTGGCCATTGTTTTAAGCCGCTAAGTTTGGGGCAATTTGTTGCGGCAGCCTTGGAAACTAATGACTCCTACGTGAGCTGAGGACAGACCACCCAGGCCCAGCAGTGGACGGCACAGGGCCTGGGGTGCTGGCAGTGAGGGCGGGCTCCAGATGCTGGCTCCACACTGCTCAGAGGAGACGGGGGAAGGGAACCACTGGGCCTGGGCAGGAGTGTTCCAGCCCAAGTGTTCACTCACACACTCGACCAGCACTGCTCAAGCACGTGCTAGGACACAAGCACTGGCAGGGTGTCTGCAGCTCAAATCTCATGAGGAGAGCCAGGGCCAGACTCAAGCCAGTGAAATGAGTCCTGTGAGAGGACCAAATTCCCTGAGGCCATGGGAGGTCAGAGAAGGGTCACCAGTCCCCTAGAGATCTGGGTTTCCCAAGGCCTGAAGCCATCCTGGATCTTGGTGGTCCAGGAGGGAAAGAGGTCAGATAAGGGCCACTCTGAGAACAGCAAGGCCACAGAATGAAGAGATCATGCGTGGCACATTCTGGAAGGGCAGCAGATTTGGTAGACCACAGGAAAGGGGATGGCCAGCAGGTGGGTCAGGGCAAGCTCAGGAAGGCCTGTAGGTGAAAAGGGGAAGTTGGACTGAGAAGgctaagcaggggagaggctgtggGGTGGGGACACATCTCAGGACCCCACTCACCCTGACTCGGGATAGATAGGCAGGCCTGAGCTGGTGGACTAAAGCACCCACATGCCCTCTGTATGTGTACCAGCCTCCCAGGTGGCTAAGTCATCAGCACCTGACACATTAAGACCACAGCAAGGCCCTGAGAGACTGACCACTTCGGGGAAAACAACAAAGGAGGGGTGTTTGGGCACAGATCTGGGAGTCCCGGCCTGTGGGCCCTGGAGAGCCAGCTGAGGGGATGGCAGACAGCAGCCCTCCACCCGCGGCTTTGGCACAAAgctggaagcaggctctgacatCCATTGGGGCAGCAGGGGCACATCGCACCGTGTGACAGGCCACCTCGAAACTCCCTTCCCAGATGGGAACCAGGCGCTTGTCTTACATGAGCTCCAGACGTGGGAAAACCCACTCCAAACTCCTGTCTTCACCACAAAGCTGGCAGCAGAGGCCCTGAGGTCCTCTGGCTCCAGGGAGGAGGCTGCGGAGGACTTCTGACGGCTCTGACAGGGACCAGAGGACAGGGCCCTGCCACACCTTGCTCCGGACTGCTGGCAAGCCCTCCCCTCCTCAGGCTTTCCATTCTCCAGTGTGGTAATATTCATAGCTCACGTGTCTTTAAATGCAAAGTGCTTTCCATGCATTGATTCATCTGATCCTCAGAACAACCCTTCATGTTTTTATTAGCCAATTTCATAGTTGGACGGGTGTTttgaattctaaatttttaaCCAACAAATCCCTTCTTGAAgggaaacagcaaaagaaaaaccgACATGAAAAACAGATTAGAGCCAACTGTGGACTGGAGAAACGCTAGAGCCCCACTTAAGGAACATTCCCCCCGCCCCAATGACTCCTGAGGGATTCTTTAGAAATAAGGGGTCCTGAAGACACATGTAGAAGGCCTAGCAGGGCTTACTTGGTCGGGAGTCCCTCCCCCAGGACCACCTAATGGCCCCCAGCTGAGGGGGGAGCTGGTGAAGTTGAGATCTTTGAGGCCCAGGATTGTCCACATCACACCACACTTGAGCATCCTGTTAATGCTGACCTGGAAAAGCCAGCTCCTGGATCTGGACCGTGGCCCCTACCTCTCTCAGGAAGCCCTTCCTTGTTACGCCAGGGAGAGACCTTGCCACCAGACAATTCCTCTGATGACCTTTCCCTCGGAGCCCACTACTGGAGTCAGCATTCCATTCCTGCCGCAGGGGACGCACTGCATGGGACGGGTCGGGGGCTGCAAGGCAGAAAGGATAAGCAACCCGGGCTCTGCTGTGCAGGGGATgagtggagaagagagggaggagtgCTTTAGGGCCTGCCCGGCTGGCAAGAGAGGGGAGTGCTCCAAATCATAGGGCCGCTGCAACCCGGCTGGCCCTTGGAAACCACTCAACAGCCCAAGGAACTGAGGCTGAGACAGACCGGGGTGAATTGCTCAGGTCTCTcagctggggggggagggggtcgtGCAGACCCTAGACTAGAACTCAAATTTCTTGATCTCTGGTCCAGTGCCCTTTTCACAACATGGCTCTGTGAGAATCAGAGTTAGGCAGGcccaaagaagtaaaactgaggATTCGGGACTTAAAAGTGGAGAGCGCTGAATCTGAGTTCCATTCTGCTCCGAACCTGCCAGGTGACCTGGGGCGGGAAGCACTTTCTCCTGGGGACTTTGCCTGGGGGCCGTTGGTGGGTCTAACACCCTCCCCAGCATTGGCCCTCCACCTCCGACGAGAAAGGGGAGGTATGAGATCACCACCGCCCCCTAGGCACGGTGCCTCAGCCATTTCACAGGCAGCCTCAGAACTGTCATTGCGCCACCAGGCAGACGGTCCTGGAAGTCATCTATTCCAGGCAAAACCCCACACTCCACCCCACGCGGGGCTCCCTCCTGGGCACAGGAACCAGCCCACCGCCGGCCTCactgtacgtacacacacacgcgcgcgcgcgcgcgtttCCACACATACACGCCCCCCTGTGCATTCATGGTTCCCGGCACCACCTCGCTCACAAACTCCCACACCCTCCAGGTCACCCGCCTTCGCTCGTGCCCACAACGTGGCCCCTCACCGCCGCCAGGGGCGGACCCTGCCGTGGTGCCCCAGTCCCGGGGCGGGTTGCCAGCGAGGGGAGGACCCCAGGCGAGCCCCGCccacggccccgcccccgcctgggCCCTGCCCCCGAGCGGGCCGGGAGGATGTGAGCTCACTCCCGCCTCCCCCCTGCGCCGCCAGGAAGCGTCCGCCCGAAGTCTGACAACGGGCTGGCCGAGGAGTCACCGGCGCGTCAGGTTCCGTCTCTCCTGGCGCCATACGCGGTAGCTTTTTTCCGGATGGGTACGGAGTAAAGGCGGGCGGCGGGGCGGAGGCAGCGCCCCACTCCTAGACGCCGCGCCGCCCGCGGCCGAGGGTCGCCGATAGAGCGTGGGCGCGCAGGCGCACGCTCGGCCCCGTCGCGCTTCCGGCCAGGCCACGTGACCGCGCGTGCACGTGTTCCGGCCACTCGGCGCTGGGGTCCGAACCTCCTCCCGGTGCGTCTCCCGGCAGCTGCCAGCCTAGAGCCGCCACAGGCCCGGAGGGGAGGCGGCGGGCCCGGGAAGCGGCGGAGACGCGGCGCCCGCCCAGCCGGGCTGAGCAGCAGGCCCGGTGGGCTGGCGGCGGCTTCGCCATGAACCCTAGGGGCCTGTTCCAGGACTTCAACCCGAGTAAGTTCCTCATCTACGCCTGCCTGCTGCTCTTCTCCGTGCTGCTGCCCCTCCGCCTGGACGGCGTCATCCAGTGGAGCTACTGGGCGGTCTTCGCCCCCATATGGCTGTGGAAGCTCCTGGTCATCGCCGGCGCCTCAGTGGGCGCAGGCGTTTGGGCCCGCAACCCTCGATACCGCACGGAGGGGGAGGCCTGCGTGGAGTTCAAAGCCATGTTGATCGCCGTGGCTATCCACCTGCTGCTGCTCATGTTCGAAGTCCTGGTCTGCGACAGGGTGGAGAGGGGGACCCACTTCTGGCTGCTGGTCTTCATGCCACTTTTTTTCGTATCCCCAGTGTCCGTGGCCGCCTGCGTCTGGGGCTTCCGACACGATAGGTCCCTAGAGCTGGAGATCTTGTGCTCTGTCAACATCCTGCAGTTCATCTTCATCGCCCTAAGGCTGGACAGGATTATCCACTGGCCGTGGCTGGTGGTGTTCGTGCCCCTGTGGATTCTCATGTCGTTCCTCTGCCTAGTCGTCCTCTATTACATCGTCTGGTCCCTCCTGTTCCTTCGATCCTTGGATGTCGTTGCGGAACAGCGAAGGACACATGTGACCATGGCCATCAGCTGGATAACGATTGTCGTGCCCCTGCTCACTTTTGAGGTTCTGCTCGTTCACAGATTGGACGGCCACAATACATTCTCTTACATCTCCATATTTGTCCCCCTTTGGCTTTCATTAATAACTTTAATGGCCACGACGTTTAGGCGGAAGGGAGGCAACCATTGGTGGTTTGGGATTCGCAGAGATTTCTGTCAGTTTCTGCTtgaaattttcccatttctaaGAGAATATGGGAACATTTCCTATGATCTACATCATGAAGATAGTGAAGAAGCTGAAGAAACATCAGTCCCAGATGCTCCTAAAATTGCTCCGATGTTTGGAAAGAAGGCCAGGGTAGTTATAACCCAGAGTCCTGGAAAGTATGTTCCCCCGCCTCCCAAGTTAAATATTGATATGCCAGATTAAACTCCTCTTCCAGAGAGCACCCATATGTGGAACAGaaatcataaacacacacacaatccaccttatttttgcctctttgttCATCCATCCCAATCTTGGAACTGAAAATAGGCTCCAAACACCATATCATCTCATGCCTTGAGATTAATGCCTGTCAGTTACTCATCAGT belongs to Felis catus isolate Fca126 chromosome C1, F.catus_Fca126_mat1.0, whole genome shotgun sequence and includes:
- the TMEM185B gene encoding transmembrane protein 185B, which encodes MNPRGLFQDFNPSKFLIYACLLLFSVLLPLRLDGVIQWSYWAVFAPIWLWKLLVIAGASVGAGVWARNPRYRTEGEACVEFKAMLIAVAIHLLLLMFEVLVCDRVERGTHFWLLVFMPLFFVSPVSVAACVWGFRHDRSLELEILCSVNILQFIFIALRLDRIIHWPWLVVFVPLWILMSFLCLVVLYYIVWSLLFLRSLDVVAEQRRTHVTMAISWITIVVPLLTFEVLLVHRLDGHNTFSYISIFVPLWLSLITLMATTFRRKGGNHWWFGIRRDFCQFLLEIFPFLREYGNISYDLHHEDSEEAEETSVPDAPKIAPMFGKKARVVITQSPGKYVPPPPKLNIDMPD